The proteins below are encoded in one region of Streptomyces sp. NBC_00490:
- the atpF gene encoding F0F1 ATP synthase subunit B: MNIGPLEPRVPDLIVAVVCFALVFVFFAKVLLPRLVRVLAERTDAIEGTIERAEETRLKAERLHSEYKSELAEARRELAHLRQEALEQGSAIIAAAREEGARQRDALIADAQAQLEVDRALAAAELTEGVRHVAIELAGRIVGEPLDAFADSEVVERYLEELNTKFSSRGTTG; encoded by the coding sequence ATGAACATCGGACCTCTCGAACCAAGGGTGCCGGACCTCATCGTCGCGGTTGTCTGCTTCGCCTTGGTTTTTGTCTTCTTCGCGAAGGTTCTTCTTCCGCGTCTCGTGAGAGTCCTTGCAGAGCGCACGGACGCCATTGAGGGAACGATCGAGCGAGCTGAAGAGACTCGGCTCAAAGCTGAGCGCCTTCACAGCGAGTACAAGAGCGAACTCGCCGAAGCCCGCCGAGAGCTGGCTCACCTCCGACAGGAAGCCCTGGAGCAGGGCTCAGCGATCATTGCAGCGGCCCGCGAAGAAGGCGCACGGCAACGCGATGCCTTGATCGCGGATGCGCAAGCTCAGCTCGAAGTAGACCGAGCTCTTGCGGCCGCCGAGTTGACCGAGGGTGTACGGCACGTTGCCATTGAGCTCGCTGGTCGCATCGTCGGTGAGCCCCTCGATGCATTCGCCGACAGTGAGGTCGTCGAACGCTATCTCGAAGAGCTGAACACCAAGTTCTCGTCCAGAGGGACGACAGGTTGA
- a CDS encoding ABC transporter permease produces the protein MSPVWYAAGVGVRRGWTELRQTFTTGQDVFSYVLWTVLLLVPLFLLKDDPLKGAGISTGAFMLPSMLGMTLAFTGMMTTAQLLATEREDGTLLRAKAVPHGMVGHLVGKIIMVSGTALVSMALPFAVGVFLVDGVARQGGGALLTLVWVMPLGLLATLPIGAVIGSLVSSPRTVGLLMLPVMGLIVISGIYFPLSELPEWLRTVGQIFPVYWLGLGLRSALLPADAVAAEVGESWRHLETAGVLGAWAVAGLLLAPSVLRRMARRESGAAMTERHRKAMQRVG, from the coding sequence ATGAGTCCGGTGTGGTACGCGGCAGGAGTAGGGGTGCGGCGCGGCTGGACGGAACTCCGGCAGACCTTCACCACCGGCCAGGACGTGTTCAGCTACGTACTCTGGACGGTCCTGCTCCTCGTGCCGCTGTTCCTGCTCAAGGACGACCCGCTGAAGGGCGCCGGCATCTCGACCGGCGCATTCATGCTGCCGAGCATGCTGGGCATGACGCTCGCGTTCACCGGCATGATGACCACGGCACAGCTGCTCGCGACCGAGCGCGAGGACGGCACCCTGCTGCGGGCCAAGGCCGTGCCGCACGGCATGGTCGGCCACCTGGTCGGAAAAATCATCATGGTGTCGGGTACGGCTCTCGTCTCCATGGCCCTCCCCTTCGCCGTCGGCGTGTTCCTGGTGGACGGGGTGGCCCGGCAGGGCGGCGGAGCGCTGCTGACGCTGGTGTGGGTGATGCCGCTGGGCCTCCTCGCGACCCTCCCGATCGGCGCCGTCATCGGCTCACTGGTCAGCAGTCCGCGCACCGTCGGCTTGCTGATGCTCCCGGTGATGGGACTCATCGTGATCTCCGGGATCTACTTCCCTCTGTCCGAGCTGCCCGAGTGGCTGCGGACCGTCGGGCAGATCTTCCCCGTGTACTGGCTCGGCCTTGGTCTCCGCTCGGCGCTGCTGCCGGCCGATGCGGTCGCCGCCGAGGTCGGCGAATCCTGGCGGCACCTGGAGACAGCGGGCGTGCTGGGCGCTTGGGCAGTCGCCGGGCTGCTCCTCGCACCGTCCGTCCTGCGCAGGATGGCTCGCCGCGAGTCCGGGGCCGCGATGACGGAACGGCACCGGAAGGCGATGCAGCGGGTCGGTTGA
- a CDS encoding anti-sigma factor RsbA family regulatory protein: MSTVTTHEAFVHPALFYGSEQEYTQQTVAFLREGLANGEPMAVAVPGPNLDLIKAGLGGDAEGILFLDMTEAGRNPGRIIPKVLRGFADAHPKGRVRIIGEPIWAGRSAVEYPACAQHEALINVAFEGRAVTILCPYDEVRLAPEVIADAKVTHPTVISGEGCESVSDAYDWQAVVDRYNQALAPASDAAAFSYGGEDLPEVRQFALAEAMRLGLVGERLMDVELAVAELTTNSVVHGGGCGTLAIWAEQGQLVCEVRDAGRLTDPLAGRRPPERDQLGGRGLMLVHYVADLVRVHVGDDGTTVRFYLSL; this comes from the coding sequence ATGAGCACGGTGACCACCCACGAGGCGTTCGTGCACCCTGCCCTTTTCTACGGCAGCGAGCAGGAGTACACGCAGCAGACGGTGGCCTTCCTACGCGAGGGCCTGGCCAACGGCGAGCCGATGGCCGTGGCGGTGCCCGGCCCCAACCTGGACCTGATCAAGGCGGGTCTGGGCGGGGATGCCGAGGGCATCCTGTTCCTGGACATGACCGAGGCCGGCCGCAACCCGGGGCGGATCATCCCCAAGGTGCTGCGCGGGTTCGCAGACGCCCACCCGAAGGGGCGGGTGCGGATCATCGGCGAGCCGATCTGGGCAGGGCGCAGCGCGGTGGAGTACCCGGCGTGCGCGCAGCACGAGGCGCTGATCAACGTCGCGTTCGAGGGCAGAGCGGTGACGATCCTGTGTCCCTACGACGAGGTGCGGCTGGCCCCGGAGGTGATCGCTGACGCGAAGGTGACCCACCCGACCGTCATCAGCGGGGAAGGATGCGAGTCGGTCAGCGACGCCTACGACTGGCAGGCGGTCGTCGATCGGTACAACCAGGCGCTTGCGCCCGCATCGGATGCCGCGGCCTTCTCCTACGGTGGTGAGGACCTTCCGGAGGTCCGCCAGTTCGCTCTCGCTGAGGCGATGCGGCTGGGCCTGGTCGGGGAGCGGCTGATGGATGTGGAGCTGGCGGTCGCGGAGCTGACGACCAACAGCGTGGTCCACGGCGGAGGCTGCGGCACACTCGCCATCTGGGCCGAGCAGGGGCAGCTGGTGTGCGAGGTCCGCGATGCGGGCCGGCTGACCGATCCGCTGGCCGGCCGCCGCCCGCCGGAGCGCGACCAACTGGGCGGCCGGGGCCTGATGCTGGTCCACTACGTGGCCGACCTGGTGCGCGTACACGTCGGCGACGACGGCACGACCGTGCGCTTCTACCTCAGTCTGTGA
- a CDS encoding toxin-antitoxin system HicB family antitoxin gives MTVDMTLRIPDELAPSIRAGAEAAGMSLNAYVVRAARRQATLDAARQLAALGLGDDLAGEGDALR, from the coding sequence ATGACCGTAGACATGACGCTGCGTATCCCGGATGAACTCGCGCCTTCGATCCGGGCCGGCGCCGAGGCGGCAGGGATGAGTCTCAACGCCTACGTGGTGCGCGCCGCCCGCCGCCAGGCCACCCTCGACGCTGCGCGCCAACTGGCCGCGCTCGGCCTCGGCGACGACCTGGCGGGCGAAGGCGACGCCCTGCGGTGA
- a CDS encoding STAS domain-containing protein: MVGRRRPASAVPGRAALEVSPLPGRSGIRARGEISALTSRSWEQALSELARRHAGVSYVELSDVAFVDVAGVTALAVTAMNLPDGRVVVENPPPQVPRVLEMFWPGLDRIEVAL, from the coding sequence ATGGTGGGCCGGCGCCGGCCCGCCTCGGCGGTGCCCGGGAGGGCCGCGTTGGAGGTGAGCCCGTTGCCCGGTCGTTCCGGGATACGTGCCCGCGGTGAGATCAGCGCTCTCACGAGCCGGTCTTGGGAGCAGGCTCTGTCCGAGCTGGCCCGGCGGCACGCGGGCGTGTCGTACGTGGAGCTGTCGGATGTGGCGTTCGTCGACGTGGCCGGAGTGACCGCGCTGGCGGTCACCGCCATGAACCTGCCCGACGGAAGGGTTGTGGTCGAGAACCCCCCGCCGCAGGTGCCGCGGGTGTTGGAGATGTTCTGGCCGGGTCTGGACCGGATCGAGGTGGCTCTGTGA
- a CDS encoding alpha/beta fold hydrolase codes for MTTLSSLRLPDGFLDVFTSRLVEVNGLRLHAVTGGDGPALLLIGGWPQTWYAWREVMPTLARRHTVVAVDSRGAGLSDKPDDGYDAGTLAADLVALMTALGHDRFDVVGHDIGAWTGYALAADHPERVNRLAILEAVIPGLTPSPPFFGPAAANLKLWQFGFNRLTDLNEELVQGRERLFFGWQFATKAATPTAIPAHAVDVYVDAITADPRALRASFAYYRALDETIAQNERRSKTRLTLPVLALGGALWSGASAAQTMRLAADDVTEVVLDDCGHYPAEEQPARFAEILEDFLTANR; via the coding sequence ATGACAACCTTGAGTTCGCTGCGGCTGCCTGACGGATTCCTTGACGTCTTCACCAGCCGGCTCGTGGAGGTGAACGGGTTGCGGCTGCACGCGGTCACCGGTGGGGACGGCCCGGCACTGCTGCTGATCGGCGGGTGGCCCCAGACCTGGTACGCCTGGCGAGAGGTGATGCCCACGCTCGCCCGCCGACACACCGTCGTCGCCGTCGACTCGCGCGGGGCCGGGCTCTCCGACAAGCCCGACGACGGGTACGACGCCGGCACACTCGCCGCCGATCTGGTCGCGTTGATGACCGCGCTCGGGCACGACCGGTTCGACGTGGTCGGCCACGACATCGGCGCGTGGACCGGATACGCCCTCGCCGCCGATCACCCCGAGCGGGTGAACCGGCTCGCCATCCTCGAAGCAGTGATCCCCGGTCTCACACCGTCCCCGCCGTTCTTCGGCCCGGCCGCGGCCAACCTGAAGCTCTGGCAGTTCGGCTTCAACCGGCTCACCGACCTCAACGAGGAACTGGTCCAGGGACGGGAGCGCCTCTTCTTCGGCTGGCAGTTCGCCACCAAGGCCGCCACGCCGACCGCGATCCCCGCACACGCCGTCGATGTCTACGTCGACGCGATCACCGCGGACCCTCGCGCACTGCGGGCGAGCTTCGCGTACTACCGGGCGCTGGACGAGACGATCGCGCAGAACGAGCGGCGCAGCAAGACCCGGCTGACGCTGCCGGTGCTCGCCCTCGGCGGCGCGCTGTGGAGCGGCGCGAGTGCCGCCCAGACGATGCGGCTGGCGGCCGACGACGTCACGGAGGTCGTCCTCGACGACTGCGGCCACTACCCGGCCGAAGAGCAGCCGGCGCGTTTTGCCGAGATCCTGGAGGACTTCCTCACGGCCAACCGGTAG
- a CDS encoding LysE family translocator — translation MVDLAVLPSYMAVILLFLAPPGPDMAYMLAVGLAGGRLSALRAILGIGTGMSFYAATVVAGMGEITRSHPSMLDAVRILGAAYLLWLAYVTMRSARREISGHGDIAAGRWYLRGVLVSVTNPKIVLFYLAVLPQFIGSAENPALQMTLLGAINVLMEIILYGCIGVLSGSFHARLTGSTKATTVLNYAACAVYVVLAAAISVEILLA, via the coding sequence ATGGTGGATTTAGCGGTGCTGCCGAGCTACATGGCGGTAATCCTGCTCTTTCTCGCTCCGCCCGGGCCTGATATGGCCTACATGCTCGCAGTGGGTCTCGCAGGTGGCCGCCTGTCCGCGCTGAGAGCCATCCTCGGTATCGGTACAGGCATGAGTTTCTATGCCGCCACCGTTGTTGCCGGGATGGGAGAGATCACCCGATCGCACCCATCGATGCTCGACGCCGTGAGAATATTGGGTGCGGCGTATCTACTGTGGTTGGCGTACGTGACAATGCGCAGCGCGCGTCGCGAGATCAGCGGGCACGGTGATATCGCGGCAGGTAGGTGGTATCTGCGAGGTGTGTTAGTCAGCGTAACGAATCCGAAAATAGTTCTCTTTTACCTCGCAGTCCTCCCGCAATTCATAGGGAGCGCAGAGAACCCCGCACTTCAGATGACCCTTCTCGGTGCAATCAACGTCCTGATGGAGATAATTCTTTACGGGTGCATTGGAGTGTTGTCGGGATCTTTTCACGCGCGACTCACCGGCTCAACAAAAGCGACAACTGTGCTGAACTATGCCGCGTGCGCCGTTTATGTTGTGCTCGCAGCGGCGATCTCTGTCGAGATCCTCCTGGCCTAG
- a CDS encoding STAS domain-containing protein, which yields MDGLAVETIASGRGLVGRVSGEMDYLREAWFRGRFTELIGRGGRLFVLDLAGVSLCDSVGLNVLLGAWRQADAGGAVLVLACVPAPVRRLLELTGADQALRVFDTVADAEAAFGR from the coding sequence ATGGATGGTCTTGCGGTAGAGACGATCGCCTCCGGCCGCGGCCTGGTGGGGCGGGTCAGCGGCGAAATGGATTACCTGCGCGAGGCGTGGTTCCGCGGGCGGTTCACGGAGCTGATTGGGCGGGGTGGCCGCCTTTTCGTGCTGGATCTGGCTGGGGTCTCGTTGTGTGATTCGGTCGGGCTGAATGTGCTGCTCGGCGCGTGGCGGCAGGCGGATGCGGGCGGGGCGGTGCTGGTTTTGGCGTGTGTGCCCGCACCGGTGCGGCGCCTTCTCGAGCTGACCGGGGCGGATCAGGCCCTGCGCGTATTTGACACGGTCGCCGACGCGGAAGCGGCCTTCGGCAGGTGA
- a CDS encoding DUF998 domain-containing protein, with protein MARGAAAPRRLPHGSGEWLPTRHPRSASAPHPCRALHDLFSLIGFLALAVACLFFALSNSPVGALYLVASGVLFATTMALASAAFSQHQRWVDRGGLIQRASLTIGWTWQTLLAVRTLHTRRSSHCSRHG; from the coding sequence GTGGCACGCGGGGCAGCCGCACCCAGGCGCCTTCCGCACGGATCCGGTGAGTGGTTACCCACTCGGCACCCCCGATCAGCTTCAGCACCCCACCCGTGTCGGGCTCTGCATGACCTGTTCTCCCTCATCGGATTCCTCGCCCTTGCCGTAGCCTGTCTCTTCTTCGCCCTGTCCAACTCGCCGGTAGGGGCCCTCTACTTGGTCGCCAGCGGTGTGCTCTTCGCGACCACGATGGCACTGGCCAGTGCCGCGTTCAGCCAGCATCAACGCTGGGTGGACCGTGGCGGACTGATCCAGCGCGCCTCACTCACGATCGGCTGGACCTGGCAGACGCTGCTCGCCGTGCGCACTCTGCACACCCGACGGTCGTCTCATTGCTCACGGCACGGATGA
- a CDS encoding TetR/AcrR family transcriptional regulator produces the protein MAGRKQFDVDEALRRAMHVFWRWGYSEASIDRLTEGTGLGRGSLYGTFGDKSALFRKSLQRYAQTYHPLYEQALSGPHPSPNAVVAAFLQVALNRIADPTVPDGCLLTVSATQFPALDAEGREMVRTLIDDLRARLEQALLAAGAGEQEAAQLALCTLATNKSLAVLSRAGFSGEDLATVAAAAAKHAEAPLDRPAEPSGAR, from the coding sequence ATGGCAGGCCGCAAGCAATTTGACGTGGACGAGGCGCTACGACGTGCGATGCACGTCTTCTGGCGCTGGGGCTATTCGGAGGCCTCGATCGATCGCCTGACCGAGGGCACGGGCCTGGGCCGGGGTTCGCTCTACGGCACCTTCGGCGACAAGAGCGCCCTCTTCCGCAAAAGCCTCCAACGGTACGCGCAGACCTACCACCCGCTGTACGAGCAGGCACTGTCCGGCCCCCACCCGAGCCCGAACGCCGTTGTGGCCGCCTTCCTGCAAGTCGCCCTGAACCGCATCGCCGACCCGACGGTCCCGGACGGCTGCCTGCTCACGGTGTCGGCAACGCAGTTCCCTGCGCTTGACGCGGAGGGCCGGGAGATGGTCCGCACCCTGATCGACGACTTGCGGGCGAGACTGGAGCAGGCGTTGCTGGCGGCGGGGGCCGGTGAGCAGGAGGCAGCACAGCTGGCGTTGTGCACATTGGCGACGAACAAATCTCTGGCAGTGCTGAGCCGAGCCGGCTTCTCGGGCGAAGACCTGGCAACCGTCGCGGCAGCCGCCGCAAAGCACGCCGAGGCCCCGCTCGACCGGCCGGCCGAACCGTCGGGGGCGCGATAG
- a CDS encoding MFS transporter — protein MSAAMAPLRHRPFRHLFIGTTANLLGNGVAPIALAFAVLDATGSVGSLGLVVGAHSVTSILFLLYGGVLADRLPRGPLLVGSSLLSAASQAAVAALVLTHNAVIPLLMVLAALNGASSSCYQPAAQALLPQTVPAESRRAALALSRIAGSSAAIVGASLGGLLVAAIGPGWGLAVDALSFALAAASFALVRVQVAPPAPSPGVVHELRVGWKEFTSRSWVWVIVVAFCFLNAGLTASFTVLGPAVVADTTGIGRTGWGLALAASSLGAVAGGVLSLRWQPRRAILVGCALMGLTAMTPLLLALAPHTWLLVIANFVAGVGVEQAGVAWYSTLNEQIPQDRLARVYAYDDLGSYLALPLAQFAAGPAVLLLGLHATLYGAAALILLATLAMVCTPSIRALAPKTAQPLPVSEDPVPG, from the coding sequence ATGTCTGCCGCCATGGCGCCCCTGCGCCACCGCCCGTTCCGTCACCTCTTCATCGGGACGACGGCCAACCTGCTCGGTAACGGGGTGGCGCCGATCGCCCTGGCCTTCGCCGTGCTCGATGCCACGGGCTCGGTCGGCTCGCTCGGGCTGGTGGTCGGCGCGCACTCTGTCACCAGCATCCTCTTCCTGCTGTACGGCGGGGTGTTGGCGGACCGGCTGCCGCGCGGCCCGCTGCTCGTCGGCAGCAGCCTGCTCAGCGCCGCAAGCCAGGCAGCGGTCGCCGCTCTGGTCCTCACCCACAACGCCGTCATCCCGCTGCTCATGGTGCTCGCCGCACTCAACGGGGCGTCAAGTTCCTGCTACCAACCCGCCGCCCAGGCCCTGCTGCCCCAGACCGTGCCGGCCGAGTCCCGCCGCGCCGCCCTCGCGCTCTCCCGAATAGCCGGCAGCAGCGCGGCGATCGTCGGCGCCTCACTGGGCGGCCTGCTGGTCGCCGCGATCGGCCCCGGCTGGGGCCTGGCTGTCGACGCGCTCAGCTTCGCGCTCGCCGCCGCGTCCTTCGCGCTGGTCCGCGTCCAGGTCGCACCGCCTGCACCCAGTCCCGGCGTAGTGCATGAACTGCGCGTCGGTTGGAAGGAGTTCACCTCCCGCAGCTGGGTGTGGGTGATCGTGGTGGCCTTCTGCTTCCTCAACGCCGGCCTCACCGCCTCGTTCACCGTCCTGGGCCCGGCCGTCGTCGCCGACACCACCGGCATCGGCCGCACCGGCTGGGGCCTGGCCCTCGCCGCGTCCTCGCTCGGCGCGGTCGCCGGCGGCGTCCTGTCGCTGCGCTGGCAGCCCCGGCGCGCGATCCTGGTCGGCTGCGCGCTGATGGGCCTGACAGCGATGACCCCGCTGCTGCTCGCGCTGGCCCCGCATACCTGGCTGCTGGTGATCGCCAACTTCGTGGCGGGCGTGGGCGTCGAGCAGGCCGGCGTCGCCTGGTACTCGACCCTCAATGAGCAGATCCCCCAAGACCGCTTGGCCCGCGTCTACGCCTACGACGACCTCGGCTCCTACCTCGCACTCCCGCTCGCCCAGTTCGCCGCCGGACCCGCCGTACTCCTCCTCGGCCTCCATGCCACCCTCTACGGCGCCGCCGCGCTCATCCTCCTCGCCACCCTCGCCATGGTCTGCACCCCCTCCATCCGCGCGCTGGCCCCCAAGACCGCACAACCGCTGCCCGTCTCCGAAGATCCGGTGCCCGGCTGA
- a CDS encoding SpoIIE family protein phosphatase, with protein MDDVAVPDREGVPLPGHQARSGALLDGTLENLRASAIAVDDDGLIVAVNSAAVRLLGREASELVGQDFHDLLHRDRYGHAVPRTRCQIRKALLTGDTRHGEAEWFACGDGTLVQLSWLVTPYAPDPSGTGSLAMLYEPKPGEVRHRDGGHSAPLTELDRLALLAETTTQLTSTLDADEALYRLAALTVPRLADWAVFDLLTERDEVRRVLVMEHKDGILVDRDDLQGPMPPVPAESPMPLSRALRGAASSLAGPATYQGPPDSGIAVEQQRLFTATGMHSAVIAPIRGLRDVLGALTLGRAQQHDAFTPADLPLLEDLTRRAGLALDNARLYQRQRKVAETMQRHLLPQLPVLPGLEMTARYVPAPDASSVGGDWYDAFALATHAHALAIGDVVGHDLDAAAGMAQVRNMLRAFAWSHPEAAPSAVVTRLDEAVMHIAEVPMATMIFARLTLGDDALWRLSWTNAGHPPPLLITHDGQTRYLDEAHGILLGTGVTRPRPDAVTVLPPQATLLLYTDGLIESPRHSIDQGLDRLRRHAASLAHRPLDAFCDLLLDQVRPSDNDDDVAMIALRTPLP; from the coding sequence ATGGACGACGTCGCCGTTCCGGACAGGGAGGGTGTTCCCCTGCCCGGGCATCAGGCGCGTTCTGGCGCCCTGCTCGACGGAACGCTGGAAAACTTGCGGGCGTCCGCCATCGCGGTCGATGACGATGGCCTCATCGTCGCGGTCAACAGCGCGGCCGTACGCCTGCTGGGCAGGGAAGCCTCAGAACTCGTCGGTCAGGACTTCCACGACCTGCTGCACCGGGACAGATACGGGCACGCGGTGCCGCGCACTCGCTGCCAGATCAGGAAAGCGCTCCTCACGGGCGACACCAGGCATGGCGAGGCCGAGTGGTTCGCCTGCGGGGACGGCACTCTCGTCCAGTTGTCCTGGCTGGTCACGCCCTATGCACCCGATCCAAGCGGGACAGGTTCGCTGGCGATGCTGTACGAGCCGAAACCAGGGGAGGTACGCCACCGCGACGGCGGACACTCCGCGCCGCTGACGGAACTGGACCGCCTGGCTCTGCTGGCGGAGACGACCACGCAGCTCACATCCACCCTGGACGCGGACGAGGCGCTGTACCGGCTGGCAGCCCTGACCGTGCCCCGGCTCGCAGATTGGGCCGTGTTCGACCTACTTACCGAACGTGACGAAGTACGACGCGTTCTCGTGATGGAGCACAAAGACGGCATTCTCGTCGACCGGGACGACCTGCAAGGCCCGATGCCTCCCGTGCCGGCGGAGTCGCCGATGCCCCTGTCACGGGCCCTGCGTGGCGCCGCCTCCTCCCTCGCCGGCCCCGCCACCTACCAAGGTCCGCCCGACTCCGGCATAGCGGTCGAGCAGCAGCGCCTGTTCACCGCGACTGGTATGCACTCCGCCGTCATCGCACCCATTCGCGGACTGCGCGACGTACTCGGCGCCCTGACCCTGGGCCGCGCCCAGCAACATGACGCCTTCACCCCTGCCGACCTGCCGCTGCTGGAGGACCTCACCCGCCGGGCGGGCCTGGCACTGGACAACGCGCGCCTGTACCAGCGCCAACGCAAAGTCGCCGAAACCATGCAACGCCACCTGCTGCCCCAGCTGCCCGTCCTGCCCGGGCTGGAGATGACCGCGCGCTACGTACCCGCTCCGGACGCCTCATCCGTGGGCGGTGACTGGTACGACGCCTTCGCTCTGGCCACCCACGCCCACGCACTGGCCATCGGCGACGTCGTCGGTCACGATCTCGACGCCGCAGCCGGCATGGCACAGGTCCGCAACATGCTGCGCGCCTTCGCCTGGTCCCACCCCGAGGCCGCACCCAGCGCCGTCGTCACGCGGCTCGACGAGGCAGTGATGCACATAGCCGAGGTGCCCATGGCCACCATGATCTTCGCCAGGCTCACCCTCGGGGATGACGCACTGTGGCGCCTAAGCTGGACGAACGCCGGCCACCCACCGCCCCTGCTCATCACCCACGACGGTCAGACCCGCTACCTCGACGAGGCCCACGGCATTCTCCTCGGCACCGGCGTCACCCGACCCCGCCCCGACGCCGTCACCGTCCTGCCACCCCAGGCCACGCTCCTGCTCTACACCGACGGCCTGATCGAATCCCCGCGCCACTCCATCGATCAAGGGCTTGACCGGCTGCGCCGACACGCGGCCTCCCTCGCCCACCGCCCCCTCGACGCCTTCTGCGACCTGCTGCTGGACCAGGTCCGCCCCAGCGACAACGATGACGACGTCGCCATGATCGCGCTGCGCACACCCCTTCCATAG
- a CDS encoding MFS transporter, with the protein MLKLIGGAEWVTTHRIRAEGAWVRLPRVPRGNGHQLALGIAVFAPGNTGTSFVLSLGPSLLSGLLGTTSRIVAGAMAFVMFLAATGVQFAVQRLGRRTILTAGALSTTLSMVTLIVAVHTSSVPVLIASALLAGAGQGMGQLGGLSLLNSRIPPQHLAEANAAFNVGGHVPAGLLPVSAGYLSDAVGLTSGATVFGAVLIGLAVTGGLVGLASRRQATKPA; encoded by the coding sequence GTGCTGAAGCTGATCGGGGGTGCCGAGTGGGTAACCACTCACCGGATCCGTGCGGAAGGCGCCTGGGTGCGGCTGCCCCGCGTGCCACGCGGCAACGGCCACCAACTCGCCCTCGGCATCGCCGTGTTCGCACCCGGCAACACCGGCACCTCCTTCGTGCTCTCGCTCGGCCCCTCGCTCCTGTCAGGCCTGCTCGGCACCACCAGCCGGATCGTTGCCGGCGCCATGGCCTTCGTCATGTTCCTCGCCGCCACCGGCGTGCAGTTCGCCGTACAACGCCTTGGCCGGCGCACCATCCTCACGGCCGGCGCGCTCAGCACCACGCTGAGCATGGTCACGCTGATAGTCGCCGTGCACACGTCGTCGGTGCCTGTCCTCATCGCCTCCGCACTGCTCGCCGGCGCGGGCCAGGGCATGGGCCAGCTCGGCGGCCTGTCGCTGCTCAACTCCCGCATCCCGCCCCAGCACCTCGCGGAGGCCAACGCCGCGTTCAACGTCGGCGGACACGTCCCGGCAGGGCTGCTGCCCGTGTCCGCCGGTTACCTCAGCGACGCCGTCGGCCTGACCAGTGGTGCCACGGTGTTCGGTGCCGTCCTCATCGGTCTCGCGGTCACCGGCGGCCTGGTGGGCCTCGCCAGCCGGCGCCAGGCGACAAAGCCAGCCTGA
- a CDS encoding CGNR zinc finger domain-containing protein, giving the protein MATVYFPDFRLGKVLATSFTGTLSERYGETLERIPVSSRLADWLAVNELTVDSCTQSQLDRARELRESIHEAATAVASHKPFPSSAVQVINDCSIQGLASAILTSEGGRKWRLSSSSVEDALSVIAADAITLLAGEREGKISLCASPTCRAAFLDTSRGGTRKWCDMNTCGNREKKARFLANKRSS; this is encoded by the coding sequence GTGGCTACTGTCTATTTCCCTGATTTTCGCCTGGGCAAAGTACTGGCGACCAGCTTCACGGGAACCCTGTCAGAGCGTTACGGTGAAACCCTGGAGCGGATTCCCGTGTCCTCTCGGCTGGCAGACTGGTTGGCAGTCAATGAACTCACGGTTGACTCCTGCACTCAGTCTCAGCTCGACCGGGCTCGAGAGCTTAGGGAATCAATTCATGAAGCTGCCACCGCCGTTGCGAGCCACAAACCGTTTCCCTCTTCAGCCGTCCAAGTCATCAATGACTGCAGTATTCAGGGTCTGGCCTCGGCGATCTTGACGTCCGAGGGTGGCCGGAAATGGCGGCTAAGCTCTTCTTCGGTGGAAGACGCGCTCAGCGTGATCGCCGCCGATGCGATCACTCTCCTTGCGGGAGAGCGAGAGGGAAAGATCTCCTTGTGTGCGTCACCCACGTGCCGAGCCGCCTTCTTGGACACCAGTCGAGGCGGCACACGGAAATGGTGCGACATGAATACGTGTGGAAATCGCGAGAAGAAGGCGCGCTTCCTCGCCAACAAGCGCAGCAGCTGA
- a CDS encoding ATP-binding protein yields MPENEDLPLADRPILSAVTFAGSESVAEARDAARAFLTEVQAVYAIPVSERAMGLVLLVVSELVTNAHKYAPGPCLLDLEINDGAVEVSVWDTDPTLPVAQRPDPGRVGQHGLEIVIGACRSFEMRREPVGKRIMAAIALADDPGGNPAGRLM; encoded by the coding sequence GTGCCCGAAAACGAGGATCTGCCGCTGGCCGACCGTCCGATCCTGTCGGCTGTGACCTTCGCCGGCAGTGAGTCGGTGGCCGAGGCCCGGGATGCCGCTCGGGCCTTCCTGACTGAGGTGCAGGCCGTGTACGCCATCCCGGTGTCGGAGCGTGCGATGGGCCTGGTGCTGCTGGTGGTCAGCGAGCTGGTCACCAACGCGCACAAATACGCGCCCGGCCCGTGTCTGCTGGACCTGGAGATCAACGACGGCGCGGTGGAGGTCAGCGTGTGGGACACCGATCCGACGCTGCCGGTGGCCCAGCGCCCTGATCCGGGCCGGGTCGGACAGCACGGCCTGGAAATCGTGATCGGCGCGTGCCGCAGTTTCGAGATGCGCCGCGAGCCGGTGGGCAAGCGCATCATGGCAGCCATCGCGCTGGCCGACGATCCCGGCGGGAACCCGGCAGGCCGCCTGATGTGA